The genome window CCTGACCCGACCCAACAGGCTCTCGCCGAGCGGCGTGAGCAGCATGTTGAGGCTGATGATCAGCCCGGCGTTGGTGGCGGAGGTGTGCACCGCACCGAAGGTCTCCAGCAGGAAGATCCCGCCGAGGATCAGCCCGAGCAGCGCACCACCGGTCCACTCCACCCTGCTCAACCCGCGCAGCCGGCGCCCCACCAGCACCCCCAGCAACGGCAGCACCAGCGCGAACCGCAGCACCAGCACGGGCAGCACGGTCTGCGCCGTGGCCAGGTGCTTCACCGCCAGGAAGCTCGACCCCCACACGACCGCCACGGCCAGCAACGGCAGATCGGCCAGCCGTGCTTGTGAAGGGCTTCGCATACCGGGCTCCGTCCGCGGGTCCGCCGTCAGGTCCGCGCTCCGTTGCGCCGACCGGCATGATCCCGCACCGCCCGCCCGATGATCAACGGCTTTCCGGGCCGCCCCGAACGACCGTTGCCGATCCGCGAATCGACAGGAGTGAACAGCCGTCGCACTGGGCAGGGAGGCTGTGCACATGTCACTTCGCGCTCCCCCGCCCCGCCCGCCGCCCTCGAAAGGCCGTCAGATGTCCCGGACCCGCCTCACCGCCGCGGCGGTCAGCGCCGCCCTGGTGCTCGCCGCCACCAGCGCCGCCTCCGCCGCGACCGTCACCGCGTCACCGCAGGCCAAGACGGTCGCGCCGGTCGCCAACGCCGACTGCGGCTTCACCAAGTCGGTGCCCGCGGACGACTTCAAGGGGATCCCGGTCTTCGACCCGGCGAAGGCGGCCAAGCCCTACCAGGCCACGCTGCACACCAGCCAGGGGAACGTCACCTTCCAGGCGCTGACCGCCGCCGCGCCCTGCACCACGTTCTCGTTCCGCTTCCTCAGCGAGCACCACTACTACAACGGCACCCACTGCCACCGGCTCACCACCA of Kitasatospora viridis contains these proteins:
- a CDS encoding peptidylprolyl isomerase; amino-acid sequence: MSRTRLTAAAVSAALVLAATSAASAATVTASPQAKTVAPVANADCGFTKSVPADDFKGIPVFDPAKAAKPYQATLHTSQGNVTFQALTAAAPCTTFSFRFLSEHHYYNGTHCHRLTTKGIFVLQCGDPTGTGSGGPGYSFNDENLTGATYPAGTVAMANAGPNTNGSQFFFVWQDTKLPPAYTPFGRITAGLDVLQKIAAAGEDDQNAPGDGYPTLPVDIHSVRIANH